From Daucus carota subsp. sativus chromosome 6, DH1 v3.0, whole genome shotgun sequence, the proteins below share one genomic window:
- the LOC108227551 gene encoding flowering time control protein FPA isoform X1, which produces MNTSSLWVGNLSSDVTESDLSRLFGKFGPIVKITLYSSKYFAFVHFKLPQDAKSAKDSLQATLLRSSPLKIDFAKPAKPCKSLWVGGISPSVTKEELEEQFRRFGEIQEFKFLRERNTAYVDYFVMEDATEALKNLNGLEVGGNMIRVDYLRSQASKKQEQPDFREARDTQSLNRSTGGSNPSWIPQHPLRNISAAYGDTRPQHIQSPVGPKGDGQPSKVLWVSYPPSYPMDKQMLHNAMILFGEIEGITLFPSGNYSLVEFRSVEEAKLAKEGLEGRLFSDPRILIMYSNSEAVPSNGQSGFYSDVEGPRTDVLSNDVQGYPQIVPYSIAGNVPSRGVSGPGILGRPLGPLGSFEPLQQLSLTKHQSLQDSNTNLLVGVSNRKRLSPSPGILSSPSQAVQPSMRPASGTWDAFEASQLQRESKRFRVGGLSALSDRSLEKMDEHYMILNQFNGHGQGGAIRGAAATVSGMNRSSTVEPRVLTGGTVQGHPEHDCIWRGVIAKGGQHVCRARCFPLEKEFEFEIPEVVNCSARTGLDMLAKHYGDAVGFNIIFFLPDSVEDFAPYTEFLRYLGAKNRAGVAKFDDGTTLFLVPPSDFLESTLNIAGPERLYGVVLKFRSHVFGSTAEHTLQRNYIDRPVMPPQFDNRVMLQEERLMQTDYNRSMQGNPNTFSNSVAPSTNSVPGEAFPANSTSLSNAGVTLTPELIATLASLLPAKGNTLGAQPLSGSSNPGPMQTPGATDRRHPHGWDHEQTKMSEPSGHLINQAGYHYNSQAQIPLDHHYSLGQNLPNHAAQGVAANNRIQDATFNMRNDEFSSRQITSSVSHPHAGQYLVSPQNNLQCKVETSQETRHGYVQGINASAAYSASPLLPITNSVTLSHQVSNSTVSQHLSSNPNDGGNFGLDSQKQIQPAQSHLGAVQGTLNEETDKNERYRSTLQFAANLLLQIQQNPGSEAGQGPGNN; this is translated from the exons ATGAACACCAGCAGTCTGTGGGTGGGAAACTTGTCGTCCGATGTAACGGAATCTGATTTGTCGAGATTGTTCGGGAAATTCGGACCGATTGTGAAGATAACTCTGTATTCTTCCAAATATTTCGCGTTTGTGCACTTCAAGCTCCCGCAAGACGCTAAATCTGCCAAGGATTCTCTCCAGGCCACTCTTCTTCGTTCCTCTCCGCTTAAGATTGATTTTGCGAAACCG GCTAAACCATGTAAGAGTTTATGGGTTGGTGGGATCAGTCCATCTGTCACAAAAGAAGAGCTTGAGGAACAGTTCCGTAGATTTGGCGAAATTCAAGAATTTAAGTTTCTCAGGGAACGTAACACAGCATATGTTGACTATTTTGTGATGGAAGATGCTACTGAAGCATTGAAAAACTTAAATGGGCTAGAAGTTGGTGGTAACATGATACGCGTAGACTACCTTCGTTCTCAGGCTTCTAAAAAA CAGGAACAACCTGACTTCCGTGAAGCAAGGGACACACAATCTCTTAACAGAAGCACAGGGGGCTCTAATCCATCATGGATACCTCAACATCCTCTTAGAAATATCTCTGCAGCTTATGGGGATACAAGGCCACAA CATATACAGTCCCCAGTAGGTCCAAAAGGCGATGGACAACCAAGTAAGGTTCTTTGGGTATCGTATCCTCCCTCATATCCAATGGACAAGCAGATGTTGCACAATGCTATGATTTTATTTGGTGAGATAGAAGGAATAACACTTTTTCCTTCGGGCAATTACTCACTTGTTGAATTTAGAAGTGTTGAAGAGGCAAAACTTGCCAAAGAGGGACTGGAAGGTCGCCTCTTCAGTGATCCAAGGATTTTAATTATGTATTCCAACAGTGAGGCTGTACCTAGCAATGGGCAATCTGGCTTTTATTCTGACGTAGAAGGTCCTAGGACTGATGTGTTATCTAACGATGTTCAGGGATACCCCCAAATTGTCCCATATAGCATTGCTGGAAATGTACCTTCTCGTGGTGTGAGTGGACCTGGTATATTGGGGAGGCCTTTGGGGCCTCTAGGAAGTTTTGAACCTCTACAACAATTGTCTTTGACCAAGCATCAATCATTACAGGACTCTAATACCAACCTTTTGGTAGGTGTTTCTAACAGGAAAAGGTTATCTCCATCGCCTGGGATTCTCTCATCTCCTTCACAAGCTGTTCAACCATCCATGAGACCAGCTTCTGGTACATGGGATGCGTTTGAGGCAAGCCAACTGCAGAGAGAATCAAAGAGGTTTAGGGTTGGCGGTCTTTCAGCTTTATCAGACCGTTCTCTGGAGAAAATGGATGAGCACTACATGATTTTGAATCAATTTAACGGGCATGGACAAGGTGGAGCCATACGAGGCGCTGCAGCTACTGTTTCAGGCATGAATCGCTCAAGTACAGTAGAACCAAGAGTTTTAACTGGAGGAACTGTTCAAGGTCATCCTGAACATGACTGCATTTGGCGTGGAGTTATTGCTAAAGGTGGTCAACATGTATGCCGTGCCCGTTGTTTTCCTCTCGAGAAGGAGTTTGAGTTTGAGAT TCCTGAAGTCGTAAATTGCTCAGCCCGAACTGGATTAGATATGTTGGCCAAGCACTATGGTGATGCTGTtggatttaatattattttcttcttgCCCGATAGTGTAGAAGATTTTGCTCCATACACAGAATTTTTGCGATACCTGGGTGCCAAAAATCGTGCCGGGGTTGCTAAATTTGATGATGGGACCACCTTGTTCCTGGTTCCTCCGTCTGATTTTCTAGAAAGCACCCTGAATATTGCTGGCCCTGAGCGCTTGTATGGAGTGGTTCTAAAGTTCCGAAGCCATGTTTTTGGAAGCACAGCTGAGCATACCTTGCAGCGGAATTACATTGATCGACCAGTGATGCCTCCTCAATTTGATAACAGAGTAATGCTCCAGGAGGAGAGACTTATGCAAACTGATTATAACAGATCTATGCAAGGGAACCCAAATACTTTCTCAAACTCAGTAGCTCCTTCAACAAATTCTGTTCCAGGAGAAGCTTTCCCTGCAAACAGTACTTCACTATCAAATGCTGGAGTTACTCTAACACCTGAACTAATTGCTACACTGGCTTCTTTGTTGCCTGCTAAAGGTAATACATTAGGTGCTCAACCATTGTCTGGGTCTTCCAACCCAGGACCTATGCAAACTCCTGGAGCAACTGATAGAAGACACCCACATGGATGGGATCATGAGCAGACAAAAATGTCTGAGCCAAGTGGTCATCTTATAAACCAAGCTGGATATCATTATAATTCCCAAGCGCAAATCCCCTTGGACCATCATTATTCACTTGGCCAGAATCTACCTAACCATGCAGCTCAAGGAGTTGCAGCGAACAACCGAATTCAAGATGCAACTTTCAATATGAGAAATGACGAGTTTTCATCAAGGCAAATAACAAGCTCTGTATCCCACCCTCATGCTGGACAGTATTTAGTTTCACCGCAAAATAACCTGCAGTGTAAAGTTGAAACATCGCAAGAAACTAGACATGGATATGTTCAGGGAATTAATGCTTCAGCGGCTTATTCTGCATCACCTCTTCTACCAATAACAAATTCTGTGACATTGTCACACCAGGTAAGTAATTCAACAGTTTCACAGCATCTCAGCAGCAATCCTAATGATGGAGGAAATTTTGGTTTGGACTCTCAAAAACAAATTCAACCTGCTCAATCTCATCTTGGAGCAGTTCAAGGAACGTTAAATGAGGAGACAGATAAGAATGAGCGATACCGGTCAACACTACAATTTGCAGCTAACCTCCTCCTCCAGATACAGCAGAATCCGGGATCTGAAGCAGGACAAGGCCCTGGCAATAACTAA
- the LOC108227551 gene encoding flowering time control protein FPA isoform X2 — protein MNTSSLWVGNLSSDVTESDLSRLFGKFGPIVKITLYSSKYFAFVHFKLPQDAKSAKDSLQATLLRSSPLKIDFAKPAKPCKSLWVGGISPSVTKEELEEQFRRFGEIQEFKFLRERNTAYVDYFVMEDATEALKNLNGLEVGGNMIRVDYLRSQASKKEQPDFREARDTQSLNRSTGGSNPSWIPQHPLRNISAAYGDTRPQHIQSPVGPKGDGQPSKVLWVSYPPSYPMDKQMLHNAMILFGEIEGITLFPSGNYSLVEFRSVEEAKLAKEGLEGRLFSDPRILIMYSNSEAVPSNGQSGFYSDVEGPRTDVLSNDVQGYPQIVPYSIAGNVPSRGVSGPGILGRPLGPLGSFEPLQQLSLTKHQSLQDSNTNLLVGVSNRKRLSPSPGILSSPSQAVQPSMRPASGTWDAFEASQLQRESKRFRVGGLSALSDRSLEKMDEHYMILNQFNGHGQGGAIRGAAATVSGMNRSSTVEPRVLTGGTVQGHPEHDCIWRGVIAKGGQHVCRARCFPLEKEFEFEIPEVVNCSARTGLDMLAKHYGDAVGFNIIFFLPDSVEDFAPYTEFLRYLGAKNRAGVAKFDDGTTLFLVPPSDFLESTLNIAGPERLYGVVLKFRSHVFGSTAEHTLQRNYIDRPVMPPQFDNRVMLQEERLMQTDYNRSMQGNPNTFSNSVAPSTNSVPGEAFPANSTSLSNAGVTLTPELIATLASLLPAKGNTLGAQPLSGSSNPGPMQTPGATDRRHPHGWDHEQTKMSEPSGHLINQAGYHYNSQAQIPLDHHYSLGQNLPNHAAQGVAANNRIQDATFNMRNDEFSSRQITSSVSHPHAGQYLVSPQNNLQCKVETSQETRHGYVQGINASAAYSASPLLPITNSVTLSHQVSNSTVSQHLSSNPNDGGNFGLDSQKQIQPAQSHLGAVQGTLNEETDKNERYRSTLQFAANLLLQIQQNPGSEAGQGPGNN, from the exons ATGAACACCAGCAGTCTGTGGGTGGGAAACTTGTCGTCCGATGTAACGGAATCTGATTTGTCGAGATTGTTCGGGAAATTCGGACCGATTGTGAAGATAACTCTGTATTCTTCCAAATATTTCGCGTTTGTGCACTTCAAGCTCCCGCAAGACGCTAAATCTGCCAAGGATTCTCTCCAGGCCACTCTTCTTCGTTCCTCTCCGCTTAAGATTGATTTTGCGAAACCG GCTAAACCATGTAAGAGTTTATGGGTTGGTGGGATCAGTCCATCTGTCACAAAAGAAGAGCTTGAGGAACAGTTCCGTAGATTTGGCGAAATTCAAGAATTTAAGTTTCTCAGGGAACGTAACACAGCATATGTTGACTATTTTGTGATGGAAGATGCTACTGAAGCATTGAAAAACTTAAATGGGCTAGAAGTTGGTGGTAACATGATACGCGTAGACTACCTTCGTTCTCAGGCTTCTAAAAAA GAACAACCTGACTTCCGTGAAGCAAGGGACACACAATCTCTTAACAGAAGCACAGGGGGCTCTAATCCATCATGGATACCTCAACATCCTCTTAGAAATATCTCTGCAGCTTATGGGGATACAAGGCCACAA CATATACAGTCCCCAGTAGGTCCAAAAGGCGATGGACAACCAAGTAAGGTTCTTTGGGTATCGTATCCTCCCTCATATCCAATGGACAAGCAGATGTTGCACAATGCTATGATTTTATTTGGTGAGATAGAAGGAATAACACTTTTTCCTTCGGGCAATTACTCACTTGTTGAATTTAGAAGTGTTGAAGAGGCAAAACTTGCCAAAGAGGGACTGGAAGGTCGCCTCTTCAGTGATCCAAGGATTTTAATTATGTATTCCAACAGTGAGGCTGTACCTAGCAATGGGCAATCTGGCTTTTATTCTGACGTAGAAGGTCCTAGGACTGATGTGTTATCTAACGATGTTCAGGGATACCCCCAAATTGTCCCATATAGCATTGCTGGAAATGTACCTTCTCGTGGTGTGAGTGGACCTGGTATATTGGGGAGGCCTTTGGGGCCTCTAGGAAGTTTTGAACCTCTACAACAATTGTCTTTGACCAAGCATCAATCATTACAGGACTCTAATACCAACCTTTTGGTAGGTGTTTCTAACAGGAAAAGGTTATCTCCATCGCCTGGGATTCTCTCATCTCCTTCACAAGCTGTTCAACCATCCATGAGACCAGCTTCTGGTACATGGGATGCGTTTGAGGCAAGCCAACTGCAGAGAGAATCAAAGAGGTTTAGGGTTGGCGGTCTTTCAGCTTTATCAGACCGTTCTCTGGAGAAAATGGATGAGCACTACATGATTTTGAATCAATTTAACGGGCATGGACAAGGTGGAGCCATACGAGGCGCTGCAGCTACTGTTTCAGGCATGAATCGCTCAAGTACAGTAGAACCAAGAGTTTTAACTGGAGGAACTGTTCAAGGTCATCCTGAACATGACTGCATTTGGCGTGGAGTTATTGCTAAAGGTGGTCAACATGTATGCCGTGCCCGTTGTTTTCCTCTCGAGAAGGAGTTTGAGTTTGAGAT TCCTGAAGTCGTAAATTGCTCAGCCCGAACTGGATTAGATATGTTGGCCAAGCACTATGGTGATGCTGTtggatttaatattattttcttcttgCCCGATAGTGTAGAAGATTTTGCTCCATACACAGAATTTTTGCGATACCTGGGTGCCAAAAATCGTGCCGGGGTTGCTAAATTTGATGATGGGACCACCTTGTTCCTGGTTCCTCCGTCTGATTTTCTAGAAAGCACCCTGAATATTGCTGGCCCTGAGCGCTTGTATGGAGTGGTTCTAAAGTTCCGAAGCCATGTTTTTGGAAGCACAGCTGAGCATACCTTGCAGCGGAATTACATTGATCGACCAGTGATGCCTCCTCAATTTGATAACAGAGTAATGCTCCAGGAGGAGAGACTTATGCAAACTGATTATAACAGATCTATGCAAGGGAACCCAAATACTTTCTCAAACTCAGTAGCTCCTTCAACAAATTCTGTTCCAGGAGAAGCTTTCCCTGCAAACAGTACTTCACTATCAAATGCTGGAGTTACTCTAACACCTGAACTAATTGCTACACTGGCTTCTTTGTTGCCTGCTAAAGGTAATACATTAGGTGCTCAACCATTGTCTGGGTCTTCCAACCCAGGACCTATGCAAACTCCTGGAGCAACTGATAGAAGACACCCACATGGATGGGATCATGAGCAGACAAAAATGTCTGAGCCAAGTGGTCATCTTATAAACCAAGCTGGATATCATTATAATTCCCAAGCGCAAATCCCCTTGGACCATCATTATTCACTTGGCCAGAATCTACCTAACCATGCAGCTCAAGGAGTTGCAGCGAACAACCGAATTCAAGATGCAACTTTCAATATGAGAAATGACGAGTTTTCATCAAGGCAAATAACAAGCTCTGTATCCCACCCTCATGCTGGACAGTATTTAGTTTCACCGCAAAATAACCTGCAGTGTAAAGTTGAAACATCGCAAGAAACTAGACATGGATATGTTCAGGGAATTAATGCTTCAGCGGCTTATTCTGCATCACCTCTTCTACCAATAACAAATTCTGTGACATTGTCACACCAGGTAAGTAATTCAACAGTTTCACAGCATCTCAGCAGCAATCCTAATGATGGAGGAAATTTTGGTTTGGACTCTCAAAAACAAATTCAACCTGCTCAATCTCATCTTGGAGCAGTTCAAGGAACGTTAAATGAGGAGACAGATAAGAATGAGCGATACCGGTCAACACTACAATTTGCAGCTAACCTCCTCCTCCAGATACAGCAGAATCCGGGATCTGAAGCAGGACAAGGCCCTGGCAATAACTAA
- the LOC108225688 gene encoding uncharacterized protein LOC108225688 — translation MAKVYNLEGSPSDHSPLLLIPEQQTRGNKKRHFRFENAWLTEPMCFQIIKDGWAEENNGDVMQKIKYCADNLEVWGREITGCFSKRIKECKKTLSLLRGKRDAHSITAYNDAKNQLHLVLDQKEIFWKQRSKQMWLQAGNKNTKYFHASCSRRKRNNHIQRLKNEHGTWVDWQNGLSELIKNYFQLLFTANQTHTEEVLSCITRSISDQQNRDLLVPVTEEEVKVAAFNMHPDKAPGPDGMTPAFFQKNWLLVGNDVVNVTRQFFETGVLPNHMNDTNIVLIPKKKHPTLLTELRPIALCNVLMRIVTKVIANRLKKVLDSVISDTQSAFLPGRLISDNIMVSFEIMHYLKRKKFGKDGFMALKLDMSKAYDRIEWKFLSDILSAMGFSDRWTHLILRCVSTVEYNIIHGDFEMGPIIPSRGLRQGDPLSPYLFIICAEGLTALIKHYETSKWIQGVKICKRAPVISHMLFADDSYLFCKAELNEASKIKELLSTYEKASGQQINTNKSTVFFSANVIGYNKELVCRELQIKEADESSKYLGLPNMLGRNKSAVFGYLKNKVLNSIQNWNEKNMSRPAKEILIKMVAQVLPSYAMNVFLLPLELTRDIEKSMAKFFWSSSNQQSSKINWMSWDRMARHKQAGGLGFRYLRDFNLAMLGKQCWRLVTNPESLVARVYKAKYYPANGFMEAKLGGSPSFIWRSILEARKVISDGAAWRIGNGKDIQILNQPWLNSKENPYVTTVSPVLVTQTVDSLFCIGTTEWDTDIIEDVFDGRDQCIILNTRIEQDLEADVLSWKLEHTGQYTVKSAYKLLQSQKGEWNSDVHDKLWKEVWKIKAPPQVVNLIWRAGTYCLPTLVQLQSKRVNISSKCPVCNDGIETIFHALVQCKVATACWKIFDPGINTEETMEFPNWLDLNLHGKSKEYKAKTISLCWSIWRARNDFVWNDKRGPVMRIVAKAWEYLSQWVNAQSRNFGASLTPSIAGDGAVCWVKPHLNEVKITVDAAIFESHGISGMGLIARNHNGHLLFAKSKTEAEVLNPTLAEAMAIKEALSWAKDMEWYAAIVESDCQVAIQFIRSSVPMRSRLGKVVEDCREFLRNYNNVKLYFIKRSANMSAHELAHVSHMYPDRTFDWRSVPARVKHCIEQEA, via the coding sequence ATGGCGAAAGTCTACAACCTTGAAGGTTCCCCATCTGATCATAGTCCTCTTCTACTAATTCCAGAACAGCAGACAAGAGGAAATAAAAAACGCCATTTTCGCTTCGAAAACGCATGGCTTACTGAACCCATGTGTTTCCAGATTATTAAGGATGGTTGGGCAGAAGAAAACAATGGTGACGTCATGCAGAAGATCAAATATTGTGCTGATAATTTGGAGGTTTGGGGTCGTGAGATTACGGGCTGTTTCAGTAAAAGAATTAAGGAATGTAAAAAAACTCTGAGTTTGCTGAGAGGTAAACGAGATGCTCACTCAATCACAGCTTATAATGATGCAAAAAATCAGCTGCATTTGGTGTTAGACCAGAAGGAAATTTTCTGGAAACAAAGGTCCAAGCAAATGTGGTTACAAGCAGGTAACAAGAACACTAAATATTTTCATGCTTCGTGTAGCAGGAGAAAACGCAATAATCACATCCAAAGGCTGAAAAATGAGCATGGGACTTGGGTTGACTGGCAAAATGGATTATCAgagttaattaaaaattactttcagCTATTATTCACAGCGAACCAAACGCATACAGAAGAGGTATTAAGCTGCATCACTAGGTCTATTTCTGATCAACAGAACAGAGACTTACTTGTACCTGTCACAGAAGAGGAAGTTAAAGTAGCAGCTTTCAACATGCACCCTGACAAAGCCCCGGGGCCAGATGGCATGACCCCGGCTTTCTTTCAGAAGAATTGGCTACTTGTGGGAAATGATGTAGTAAATGTGACAAGACAATTTTTTGAGACCGGAGTTTTGCCGAATCATATGAATGACACCAATATCGTGCTTATCCCCAAAAAGAAACATCCGACCTTGCTCACAGAGCTTCGCCCCATTGCCTTATGTAATGTGCTTATGAGAATAGTTACCAAGGTGATTGCTAATCGACTGAAAAAGGTGTTGGATTCTGTTATCTCGGATACACAAAGTGCATTCTTGCCAGGGCGCTTAATTTCTGATAACATCATGGTTTCTTTCGAAATCATGCATTATTTGAAGCGCAAGAAATTTGGGAAAGACGGTTTCATGGCTCTTAAACTAGATATGTCAAAGGCGTATGATCGTATAGAGTGGAAGTTTCTGAGTGATATTTTATCTGCTATGGGTTTCAGTGACAGATGGACTCATTTAATTCTCCGGTGCGTATCCACAGTAGAGTATAATATCATTCATGGTGATTTCGAAATGGGTCCAATTATTCCAAGTAGGGGACTGCGACAAGGGGATCCGTTGTCCCCCTATCTCTTTATCATTTGTGCAGAAGGCTTAACAGCATTAATCAAGCATTATGAGACGAGCAAGTGGATCCAAGGTGTGAAAATATGCAAGCGAGCTCCTGTAATCAGTCACATGCTTTTCGCGGATGACAGCTATCTTTTCTGTAAAGCTGAGTTGAATGAAGCAAGCAAAATAAAAGAACTTCTGTCAACATATGAAAAAGCTTCAGGTCAGCAGATTAATACCAACAAGTCAACAGTTTTCTTCAGTGCCAATGTAATCGGGTATAACAAAGAGCTAGTCTGTCGGGAGCTGCAAATCAAAGAAGCTGATGAGTCCTCCAAATATTTGGGATTACCTAATATGCTGGGAAGAAACAAGTCTGCTGTTTTCGGGTATCTTAAGAACAAGGTGTTGAATAGCATTCAGAATTGGAATGAAAAGAATATGTCGAGACctgcaaaagaaattttgaTTAAGATGGTGGCACAGGTCCTTCCCTCATACGCAATGAATGTTTTTCTCCTTCCATTAGAGCTCACACGAGATATTGAGAAGAGTATGGCAAAGTTTTTCTGGAGTTCTTCGAATCAACAAAGCTCAAAAATTAACTGGATGTCATGGGATAGAATGGCGAGACACAAGCAGGCTGGTGGTTTGGGGTTTCGATATCTTCGTGATTTCAATTTAGCAATGCTTGGGAAGCAATGTTGGCGTCTTGTAACAAATCCAGAAAGCTTGGTGGCCCGAGTGTATAAAGCTAAATATTATCCTGCCAATGGTTTCATGGAAGCTAAATTGGGTGGTAGCCCCAGTTTTATTTGGCGAAGCATTCTTGAAGCTAGGAAAGTAATCTCAGACGGAGCTGCTTGGAGAATAGGCAATGGAAAGGacattcagattttaaatcAGCCTTGGTTAAACAGTAAAGAGAATCCATATGTCACAACTGTCTCCCCAGTCCTGGTAACTCAAACAGTTGACTCTCTCTTTTGCATTGGAACGACAGAATGGGACACAGATATCATTGAAGATGTGTTTGATGGCAGAGATCAGTGTATCATCTTGAACACCAGAATTGAGCAAGACTTAGAAGCTGATGTTCTAAGTTGGAAACTAGAGCACACAGGGCAGTATACAGTCAAGAGTGCGTACAAATTGTTACAATCACAGAAAGgagaatggaactcagatgttCATGATAAGTTATGGAAGGAGGTGTGGAAGATTAAAGCCCCTCCCCAGGTGGTGAACTTGATTTGGCGAGCTGGTACGTATTGCTTACCTACATTGGTTCAATTGCAATCAAAACGTGTAAATATCAGTAGTAAGTGTCCTGTTTGCAATGATGGAATTGAGACAATTTTTCATGCTTTAGTTCAGTGTAAAGTAGCTACTGCATGTTGGAAGATTTTTGATCCAGGGATTAACACAGAGGAAACTATGGAATTTCCAAACTGGCTAGATCTGAATTTACATGGAAAATCGAAGGAATATAAAGCAAAGACCATCTCACTCTGTTGGTCGATTTGGAGGGCAAGAAACGATTTTGTCTGGAACGATAAGCGAGGGCCAGTGATGAGGATTGTTGCAAAGGCTTGGGAATATCTTTCACAGTGGGTAAATGCTCAGAGTAGAAATTTTGGCGCATCTCTAACACCTTCAATCGCAGGTGATGGTGCGGTTTGCTGGGTAAAGCCACACTTAAATGAAGTAAAGATTACAGTTGATGCAGCGATTTTTGAGAGCCATGGAATTTCAGGCATGGGTCTTATTGCCAGAAATCACAATGGTCACTTACTCTTCGCCAAGTCAAAAACCGAAGCAGAGGTACTGAATCCAACGTTAGCAGAGGCAATGGCCATTAAAGAGGCGTTAAGCTGGGCTAAAGATATGGAGTGGTATGCAGCTATAGTGGAGTCGGACTGTCAGGTAGCAATTCAATTTATACGGAGCTCAGTCCCCATGAGATCTCGGCTAGGTAAAGTGGTAGAAGATTGTAGGGAGTTTCTTCGAAATTATAACAACGTTAAGTTGTATTTTATCAAACGGTCTGCGAATATGTCGGCACACGAGTTAGCACATGTGTCTCATATGTATCCTGATCGTACCTTTGACTGGAGGTCTGTTCCAGCCAGAGTGAAGCATTGTATCGAGCAAGAAGCTTGA